A segment of the Niveibacterium umoris genome:
TCCTCCATCACCTCGTGACCAAGCCCAAGGGCGCGACGCCTGGCAAGCCGCGCTGCCTGATCCTGACCCCGACGCGCGAACTCGCCGCGCAGGTGGAAGAGTCGGTGCAGACCTATGGCAAATATGTGGACGTGACATCGATGGTGATGTTCGGTGGCGTCGGCATGAATCCGCAGATCGCGGGGCTCCGCAAGCCTCTCGATATCCTTGTTGCGACTCCCGGACGTCTTCTGGACCACATCGGCCAGAAGACGCTGTCCTTGTCCGACGTTGAGATCCTCGTGCTGGACGAGGCGGATCGAATGCTCGACATGGGCTTCATTCGCGACATCAAGAAGGTGCTCGCGCTGTTGCCCAAGCAGCGCCAGAACCTGCTGTTCTCGGCTACGTTCTCGGATGAGATCAAGGCGCTCGCCGATGGGCTGATGAACAAGCCCGGCTACGTTGAAGTGGCGCGGCGGAATACGGCGAGCGAACTGGTGGAGCAGTCGGTGTTCCTCATTGGCCAGAAACAGAAGCGGCACCTGTTGGCGCATCTGATCAAGAAACACCAGTGGTTCCAGGTGCTGGTCTTTACCCGCACCAAGCACGGCGCCAACCGCCTGGCAGAGCAGCTGGACAAGGACGGCATACCCGCCTTGGCGATCCACGGCAACAAGAGCCAGAACGCGCGCACCCGCGCTTTGTCCGAATTCAAGTCGGGGGATCTGCAGGTGCTGGTGGCGACCGACATTGCCGCCCGCGGCTTGGATATCGACCAGCTCCCGCAGGTTGTGAATTTCGAGTTGCCAAACGTGCCGGAAGACTATGTCCACCGAATTGGTCGTACCGGTCGTGCCGGGTCGAGTGGTGCAGCAATCTCGCTGGTCGACGATGAGGAGATGAAGCATCTGGTGGCAATTGAGCGCCTGATGCGGCGCAAAATCGATCGGGTCAACGATCCGGACTTTGTGCCGGTTGCACTCCCGGTGGGCGGCGAAACGCATGCACGCCCGGCTCATCCCGCGCCAGCGCATACGCGTGGTGGTCGCGGTAGCGGTGGTGGGCGTGGCGGCAATGCTTCGCCGCAACAGCATCCGGCCCGCGGGCAGCAGCCCGGCCCCCGGCACGGGAAGCCCGCCGCAGTGACCGCGCAAGCGCCCAAGCGGCACGCTGCCCCGGCCAAGCCCGCTGCTGCCGGTGGGCAGCCGGCCGACGGCGCTCCAGCGCGGAGCGGCCGGCCGGCCAGGCCGCAAGGGGAGGGCCGCCGTCCGGGCGCTGCCGCGCCGCGTGGCGACGGTGGTCGCCGTGGGCAAGGCGAGGGCAGCAGGAATGCGCCGCGTAGCCCCGCCGCACAGCACACGCCGGCAACGCGCCCAGCGCAACCGGTTGAAGAAAGCGGTGCTCGGCGCGCACTCAAGGCGGTAGCGGCGTTGCTTGGTGGCAAGCGCGACAAGAACTGACCGGATCGGCGGCTTCGATGTCGCCGTTCCGGCTACCCGAATGAGCACTCTTCAGCGCCGGAAACGCAGACGTGCTGCAAGCTTATTTGACGACCGGGCGGTGTCTGTGTATATTCTCGCCCTCTCGGGGTGTAGCGCAGTCCGGTAGCGCGCTTGCTTTGGGAGCAAGATGTCGGGAGTTCGAATCTCTCCACCCCGACCAGCAAGTTTGGATAAACGTTCGGACAGAACCCGCCCGTAGCTCAACCGGATAGAGCACCGGCCTTCTAAGCCGGGGGTTACAGGTTCGAGTCCTGTCGGGCGGGCCAAACCTTGCAGAGTAGTACCCAGTGGCGGCATTAGCTCAGTCGGTAGAGCACTGGATTGTGATTCCAGGTGTCACCGGTTCGATCCCGGTATGTCGCCCCAAGCTTTCCCAAGAAAAACCCGCCTTCTGGCGGGTTTTTCGCTTTCCGGGGCGCCGCGGGCATGGGCTCCTTACTTCGGCGCTGCGTGAGTCCCCGTCAAAAATGCTCGCCCGGTTTCCTTCCCCTCCTGGCCGCTGGCGGTGTGCCCATCCTGGCCTTGCACCTGCAACGCAATTTGCATTCCCTGCTGCTTGCAGCGACGCAGGTGGGAGTCGTGCTGCTGGCGCGCTGCGACACTGGTAAGGCGGACGTCACCTTGTTACCGTGTGTGAAATCGATCGTCGATAAAGAATGCTTCACTCGGCGCCGATAAGCTGGGTGTTCGCGCAGACCTTGCCTGGCAGCTTGGCCGGCTTGCCGTCTAAAGCGAAGAAGAGATGCCGGTTGGCGCAAGTCGCCGGGACCAAATCTTGACTTCAAGTCGTACCCACACAGGAGAGCCCTTTCATGACGATTTCCCGCAAGCTGGTGATTGCCGCATTGAGCTGCTGTTTTGCCGTCACCGCAATGGCCGCTTCACAGAAGAAGCCGAATCTCAACAGCGCCAAAGCGGCTCCGACACCAGCCACTGCCGCGGTCGACAAGATTGCGACGGCCCATGCGCTGGTGCGTTACGGCAATGCAAATGGCGATCCGCTTGCCTTGATCACCGCGGCCAAGATCATCAAGGAGGCCGGCACTGTCGAGTCCCCCGCCAAGCGCACCGGCGGCAAGCCTGGCGCAGACAAGGGCCGGCCCGATGGCTATTCGCCCGACGTGATCCTCGCGCATGCGCGGGAACTGGCTGCGGGCCGCCCGGACATCATTGCGCTGGCCGACGACGTGGCCAAGACCGGGTCGCGCGGGCGTGATCGTGGCCCGGGCCGTATCCATACCGTGGTCGGTTCCGGCGAAGTGGATTCGTTCGACGTTGTCTTCACCGGCGGCGAGCCCGCCAGAATCCTGGTGAGCGGTGATGGCGACTCCGATCTCGATCTGTACGTCTACGACGAGAACGGCAACCTGATCTGCAAGGACGACGACAACTCCGATGACATGGTCTGCGGCTTCACCCCCGCGTGGACCGGCAAGTTCAACGTGCGCGTGCGCAATCGTGGCATCGCAAACGAATATGTCCTGATCACGAACTGATTGCTACAGTCACGCCTCCCGGTCACTGCCGGGGGGCGTTTTCATTTCAGGGGCGCCCTGAACCGCCCGATCCAGATTTGCCGCGTATCCGGAGACTGTTCGTGAAACGCATTGCGTGCGTAATCCTGTTTGCCGTAGCTGCCCTGATGCTGCCCTTGAAGGCCTTGCACGCGCGCGAGATGCGGGCGCTGCTGGTGGGCGTGTCCGAGTATCCGGTGCTCGACAAGAATTTCCAGCTCGAGGGCCCGCGCAACGACATCCAGCGCCTGCGCGATCTATTGCAGCAGCGCAGTTTCGCTGCGAACCACATGACCGTGCTGGCCGATGGTGTTCCCGGGGCCAGCGGCCTTCCTACCCGCGCGGCGATACTGAACGCGCTTGACCAACTGGCACTGCAGTCGGCCAAGGGCGACTATGTGCTGCTGTATTTCTCCGGGCACGGCAGTCAGCAACCGGCCGATCGCAACACGCCCGAAGGGCGCGACGAGGCCGACGGTCTGTTCGAAATCTTCCTGCCGCGCGACATCGGTGCCTGGAACGACGAAGGCCAGACGGTGCAGAACGCGCTGGTCAGCCACGAGTTGCGGCGCGCGGTAGACCGCATCATCGACAAGGGGGCCTTCGTCTGGGCGATCTTCGATTCCTGTCACAGCGCGACCATGGTTCGTGGCGCGGGCGACAGCAGCGAAGTGCGCTATCGCTACATCACGCCGGATGCGCTGGGCATTCCTGCGAAGGTAATCGACCGCGCGAATGCCGATGCAGTGCGCTCCCGCGGCAAGGCTGATGCGGCGTCCGCCGACCCGGTGGCGAGCACCAAAGGCATGGCCGGTGGCGTGTTCTTCTACGCCGCGCAGACGACCGAGCTTGCGCCTGAGATGCGACTGCCGCTCGGTCACCCGGACCGCAAGCCATTCGGCTTGTTTGGCTTCACACTGATGCAGGCGCTCGAATCCGGCGCGCCGATGACGTATCGCCAGCTGGCGCAACATGTGCTCAGCCAGTACGGCGGCATGAACCAGAGCCGCGTTACGCCCCTGTTTTCCGGTACCCGCCTCGATGACCTGTTGTTCGGTCAGGAAAGCGTGCCGATCCGCCAGTGGAAGGTCGACCGGGGTGCGACGCCGTCGATCCCGGCCGGTGCGCTGGCGCAAGTGACCGAAGCGTCTCTGCTGGCGATCGTTGCCAGCCCGCTCGACAAGGACGACGCGGCGATAGGCTATGCCGAGGCGCGCAACGTCGCGCTGGCCTCGAGCACGCTGGTGCCGCTGGCGCACGGCGGCAAACCGGCGCTCGATCCGAAGGACATCCCCCCCGCCGCCCATGCCCGCCTGATCCGCAGCGCCGGCGAATACACCCTGCGGGTGGTCGCGGACTTCACCGATTGCGATAGCGCCTGCATCGCGCGCGGCCCGATCGACGCCTTGAAGAAATACGGCGTTCCTGGCGCACAAATCAACTGGTTTTCCTTGCCCGAGACCGGCGATGTTGCAGTCAAGGCCTACCGTGACCGCGTGCAGCTTGTCCCGCCCGCGCTGCAGGGTCTTAACTGCGCGGCACGCAAGAAGGCCGCCGAGCGCACGCAATGCGAAGAAGAACTGCGCACCGGCTCGCTCACGCTGCAGTGGAACGCCGCCAAGGGCGCACCGGCCCTGCGCGAAGAGTTGGCCTCTGCGCTGCACAGCGTTGCGCGTGCCACCAACCTGATGCGCATCGCCAGCCAGTTGGGCGATGCCGCCGGCGGCAAGCTGGCCGTCACGATGAAACAGGTCACCGCGGCCGGCAAGACGCTGCCGATTACCGCAGAACGCAGCCCGGTGCTGCATGCGGGTGACAAGGTCGAGGTCAGCCTCGTTAACCAAGGCAACCTGCCACTCGATGTGACGGTTCTCTACCTCGATGCCGGCTATGGCGTGTCGGCACTGTTCCCGAGCAATGGCGAGAGCAACCGTTTCGAGGCCAAGGCCTCGCGTACTTTCACCCTCGACATTGATGACGAAACCACCGGGCTGGAGCGACTTGTAACGATTGCCGTGCAGGCGCGCGGGCTCGCCGAGCGCGTAGACTTTTCCTTCCTCGCACAGCCGCCGCTCG
Coding sequences within it:
- a CDS encoding caspase family protein translates to MKRIACVILFAVAALMLPLKALHAREMRALLVGVSEYPVLDKNFQLEGPRNDIQRLRDLLQQRSFAANHMTVLADGVPGASGLPTRAAILNALDQLALQSAKGDYVLLYFSGHGSQQPADRNTPEGRDEADGLFEIFLPRDIGAWNDEGQTVQNALVSHELRRAVDRIIDKGAFVWAIFDSCHSATMVRGAGDSSEVRYRYITPDALGIPAKVIDRANADAVRSRGKADAASADPVASTKGMAGGVFFYAAQTTELAPEMRLPLGHPDRKPFGLFGFTLMQALESGAPMTYRQLAQHVLSQYGGMNQSRVTPLFSGTRLDDLLFGQESVPIRQWKVDRGATPSIPAGALAQVTEASLLAIVASPLDKDDAAIGYAEARNVALASSTLVPLAHGGKPALDPKDIPPAAHARLIRSAGEYTLRVVADFTDCDSACIARGPIDALKKYGVPGAQINWFSLPETGDVAVKAYRDRVQLVPPALQGLNCAARKKAAERTQCEEELRTGSLTLQWNAAKGAPALREELASALHSVARATNLMRIASQLGDAAGGKLAVTMKQVTAAGKTLPITAERSPVLHAGDKVEVSLVNQGNLPLDVTVLYLDAGYGVSALFPSNGESNRFEAKASRTFTLDIDDETTGLERLVTIAVQARGLAERVDFSFLAQPPLAQANRTRGAEDDETTAFRDAGFADYATRGAKLTPATPGQRTAMQVFNWTVRK
- a CDS encoding DEAD/DEAH box helicase — its product is MNSEVTFASLALAEPLLRAIGEAGYTHPTPIQAQAIPLVMQGGDLMAAAQTGTGKTAGFTLPILHHLVTKPKGATPGKPRCLILTPTRELAAQVEESVQTYGKYVDVTSMVMFGGVGMNPQIAGLRKPLDILVATPGRLLDHIGQKTLSLSDVEILVLDEADRMLDMGFIRDIKKVLALLPKQRQNLLFSATFSDEIKALADGLMNKPGYVEVARRNTASELVEQSVFLIGQKQKRHLLAHLIKKHQWFQVLVFTRTKHGANRLAEQLDKDGIPALAIHGNKSQNARTRALSEFKSGDLQVLVATDIAARGLDIDQLPQVVNFELPNVPEDYVHRIGRTGRAGSSGAAISLVDDEEMKHLVAIERLMRRKIDRVNDPDFVPVALPVGGETHARPAHPAPAHTRGGRGSGGGRGGNASPQQHPARGQQPGPRHGKPAAVTAQAPKRHAAPAKPAAAGGQPADGAPARSGRPARPQGEGRRPGAAAPRGDGGRRGQGEGSRNAPRSPAAQHTPATRPAQPVEESGARRALKAVAALLGGKRDKN